In one window of uncultured Draconibacterium sp. DNA:
- the ispE gene encoding 4-(cytidine 5'-diphospho)-2-C-methyl-D-erythritol kinase, whose product MITFPNAKINIGLNVVEKRADGYHNLETIFYPVKLADALEVVDVEETSFSSSGIEIDAAPESNLVYKAYSLLAGDFNLPPVKMHLHKVIPFGAGLGGGSADAAFALKMLNDYFSLGLTITQLEDYAARIGADCPFFIQNKPTFAYGIGDRFKPVNIDLSAFEIVIVKPPFSVGTPQAYQNIVPVKPDFNLLEIDQLPIEEWKSVVKNDFEKSVFPQFSEIEDLKNKLYEAGAVYASMSGSGSAVFGIFRHLPTNLDKYLPKGIFIYR is encoded by the coding sequence ATGATCACATTTCCCAATGCTAAAATTAATATCGGGCTGAATGTTGTGGAGAAACGAGCAGATGGCTACCACAACCTTGAAACCATTTTCTACCCGGTAAAATTAGCGGATGCTTTGGAAGTGGTCGATGTCGAGGAAACAAGTTTTTCTTCTTCGGGAATTGAGATTGATGCTGCGCCGGAGAGTAACCTCGTTTACAAAGCTTATTCTTTGCTTGCCGGAGATTTTAACCTGCCGCCGGTAAAAATGCATCTACATAAGGTTATTCCGTTTGGAGCAGGGCTTGGTGGTGGCTCGGCCGACGCAGCTTTTGCCTTAAAAATGCTGAACGATTATTTTAGCCTGGGATTAACAATAACTCAACTGGAAGATTATGCCGCCCGAATTGGTGCCGATTGCCCATTTTTTATTCAAAACAAACCCACTTTTGCATACGGCATTGGCGATCGGTTTAAACCCGTAAATATCGATTTGTCGGCTTTTGAGATTGTAATTGTTAAACCACCTTTTTCAGTTGGTACACCACAGGCATATCAAAATATCGTTCCTGTCAAGCCTGATTTTAACCTGCTGGAAATTGACCAGCTTCCCATTGAAGAATGGAAATCGGTGGTGAAAAACGATTTCGAGAAAAGCGTATTTCCGCAGTTCTCCGAGATAGAAGATTTAAAGAATAAGCTCTACGAAGCAGGCGCAGTCTACGCATCGATGTCGGGAAGCGGTTCTGCTGTATTTGGCATCTTTCGCCATTTACCGACAAATTTAGACAAATACCTACCAAAAGGTATTTTTATTTACCGATAG